The following is a genomic window from Hippoglossus stenolepis isolate QCI-W04-F060 chromosome 14, HSTE1.2, whole genome shotgun sequence.
TGCCGATCAAACTAATTAGAGGCAATTTCGTCCAATACCGATCGATGACATCTGAGAGGGTGATTACAAGGCGATTTGTCTTGCCAAAGAAGATCTTGGGAATtaaagtttctttattttttgtggcTTTGAGGTTAATTTTGTCTACAGTCCCATCACTTAgaattttacaatttaaattgataaaattgCCGTCAATCTTCACTTTCCAAAATAACAATGTGGTATATTTTAGCAAATTTATTTGGTGGTCAGAATCTAGGCATGGGATGAATGGTGTCAAACACAGACCAAGAGGTCATAAGACAAGGGTGGGGAAACCTTTCCGATCAGGACCATTTACATTTCGTATTCTTAATGAACAACTTTCAAGGGCCAAATTAAATCACTGAATATATACAGGATTCTTCCTAATGTGACGACTGTTTTAGATGTCTGACGTCAGATGGTAATGATGATACTTGCGGCTGATTTCCAAATTTTGGTCAGTCTTGAGCAGTACTGAGTCTTTGCCAGAGTGAGTATTGAAAAACCTGCTCACAGCATTGTTTTGTCTCAAACAAAGACACGAACTTCAGTGGCAACAAGGCTCCTTCATTAACTTTCCCTCTGAAagaggtttcagcttcttctgTACTAGCTTGCTCACCACAAAACTTGCCTACTTTACCACTTTGGGTACTTGCTGGGTACACAAGCTCTGCCAAGACCGTCAACTTTATCCAACAGAATTTATCCATTCCACTCATCCAGTTTAGCTGCATGTTTCAGTTTACGTTGTGCTTGTTGATTCACTTTAGCATTTATGAAGCACGTATTTAAACACGTGTGCACCATGCAGAAGAAGCGATGCCCCGTTTACCCacgaacataaatatgaattgagctgtttttttataaagatcagttctaagtgaGAGATTAGAAAAtatcagaggagcagaatctctTGTTGATCAGCGGAGTAATGCGCCTTAATGCTGCCAAGAAGGGGTCAGGCAGGGCCTCtgtgatacagtaaaggctaaagatgaaacacacaagtctaaattgaatgaatgtcaaatcaatgtGGAGAGCACCGACTGCTGTTATAGCCTGACAGTTAGTCAGATTTTAttaattgaaaaccttattttttaacagtaacagactaaaatgctttttaaaagcacaaatcaTGAGGCTAGTGATGATGCACACCTTTTAGTTGCACAGtcattataaaaaacaaaatcatgtatagaaataaaattctttGATTCATTgataattgttttattgtctaATCGTAGCCCTCTGAATTGGAATGGAGTCGTGAGGTGCCTAGAGATTCCCACCCCTAGTGATGACGCATATCAGTGTATTGCATTCAGGTTTGCCCTAAGCCAGAAGGGACCACTCAAGGACATCAAAcaattttttcttgttttctttttatcccaGAAAAACCTtattcctcttttttatttctcagtttatatatatatatatatatatatatatatatatatctcaatTCACTCACTCACCgaccggccactttattaggcacacaTTGCTAGTACCGGGTTGGACCCCCTTTTGCCTTCAGAACTGCCTTAATTCTTCGTAGCATAGATTCAACGAGGTGTTGGAAACATTCCTCAGAGATTTTGGTCCATATTGACATGATAGCGTCACGCAGTTGCTGCAGATTTGTCGACTGCACATCCATGATGCGAATCTCCCATTCCACCACATCCCAAAGGTGCTCTATTGgattgagatctggtgactgtggaggCCATTGGAGTACAGTGAACTTATTGTCATGTTCAAGACATCttctattgtccaattttggtgagcctgtgcgagtgtagcctcagtttcctgttctcagctgacaggagtggcacctggtgtggtcttctgctgctgtagcccatctgcttcaaggttcgacgtgttgtgcgttcagagatggtattctgcataccttggttgtaacgagtggttatttgagttactgttgcctttctatcatctcgaaccactctgcccattctcctctgacctctgacatcaacaaggcattttcgtccacacaactgccgcttactggatattttctctttatcggaccattctctgtaaaccctagagatataaatattaaatatttgccATATTTACAACCTAAAAAAATATTGAAGGGGGCTGAATACTTGGAAGCTGCTctatatgcttttattttttgtctttttaaagtcTGTGCTCACGACCTCTgaattgatgtgttttcagcGGTACTCGGTGGCTGTGTATTTAGTGAGGGTCTTCACTGCAACAGACCTCTTCAGCCAACTCAAACTCTGCTCTGTGGAGAGTGCAGATCGCTGTCGTGAACGCAGTAAGTTTTACTTGTATGATCTCCTAAATTGTGCCAGTTTCTATTACGACTTAATATTAAACTGATTTTGAATTATATTTCTACAAGTTACTGACTCAAagtttgtttattctgttttggTTGGACTGGATTGtctatttaatgtaaaaaatgtggTGTCCTAAATGTTGATCAACTATTTATCTACAGTCCAAGACAAACTTCGCTTTGACCCAGAAAGTGAAATTGCGACCACAGGCCTTCGAGTTTCTCTCATCTGTCCAGTGAGTATATCTACATGAGACCACTTGACATTTTCAGCTGTGATAAAGTTTCCTTAATATTTGTGCTGCTACTTTGCTGGATGTCTTTAACATGCTTTGTCTTCTCCCATTTCCCAGTTGGTGAAGATGCGGCTCGGAGTACCGTGTCGAGTTTTAACTTGTGCCCATCTCCAGTGTTTCGATGCAGTCTTCTTCCTGCAGATGAACGAGAAGAAGCCCACGTGGACTTGCCCTGTCTGTGACAAGCCCGCTCCCTTTGAGCTGCTCACAATTGATGGGTAAGGAGACAGAAACATGCTCTGACTGGTTCCACCCACACAGCATCATCTTTTCAATAAATCCAGAAATTTCACCGATGTGTAGTTTGGACAACCCTGTGTTCCGAAGCCAGcctggggaaaatatataaagCTGCACAGGTGTCGGGGCCTTTATAGAACTTTTGATGCAAGTTGGATCTTGCTCTAgccttctgtgttttcattaaaaaacgcTTTGGAGGTTTTGCAAGTCATGAGAGGGTCATTATCCATTTTGTTCTGTATTTCTAAACCTATCAGGTTATAGTTCAAAACCTTTGATCGGCTAAACTGGCTTGTTTATTGACTCTCTGATCGACTTGTTCTAACAGCCCTACAATTTAGAGAACCATGCCACATAGCTGTGATTAAGTCGTTTTTGTATTTTACCTGGATAAGTTCATTGACGCATCTAAAGGTCCCAAATGTTTCTAGTACATTGTGTCTTtgcttttctgcatttttgttATAAAGAGAATTGTGAGTTCtttggaaaaacacagatgagCCTGCAGTCCATTTTTGTCAACAACAATTTGGGGCGTGTTATTTCTTGCAAATTCTAAACACCTCTGACAGACACAACCTTACTTTGACAAAGACTGGAAGCATTGTGTTCCCATTTGGCTTCAAGGTTTATTTGCATTCCTTAAATAAAGCTTGTGTGAAAGTCTCGTCTGTAACTGATCGCAAGGTTCAGTTTCAAATGGCCTAATTACATAATGTTGTCAGGTTTATTGAGTGATGCCTCAGGGCTCTGAAATATACAGATGGAGTGTAATTTTCTGTTTATAATAAACCTCCAAGGATTTTAGCAGAAGTTGCTTATTTTCTTTATGAAGTGTAATTTGAATAATAGCCATCtatataatgaaaatgatcGACATTTTACCTGGAATTTCTCCTGCTGTTGAGTGTTCTGGTGTGTGTGATCTTTTGTAAGGCAACTCTAACCTGCCGTGTGTTTTTCAGGCTGCTATCTGAGATCCTGAAACAGACAAGTGAAGACATTGAGGAGATTGAGTACCTAACTGACGGCTCCTGGCAACCCATCAGAGATGAGAAGGAgagggacagggacagagaaAGCAGCAACACGCCAGAGTACCCTGATGTTGATATATGTGAGTGTCAAACCCTGAGACATTTTTACTGCTTTCagacagtgaaaacactgaacacCAGATACTCTCCTGAAATTATGCAGAGGGGCAGTATGTGAAAACAGACGCTGCAGACGTTCTGAAAAATCTTTGTCATcttgtaacacacacatatttttgaATGACATCTCTGTCTGCAGGCATTCCTGAGGCAAACGGTCATTCACCAGCCCACAGCAGCACCAGCCTGACGGGCAAATCTGGCAGCAGTTCCGTGGGGGTGGCAGGAGGCACGGGGGGACCTGCCGTGGCGCCGAGCGGAGGTGCTGTGGTAGATCTAACTCTTGACTCTTCCTCTGAAGAGGAAGGCGGCGGGGCAGGAGGAGACAGCGAGGACACAGAGGATAGCGCCGACAGTCCTGCCCCGAAGAGGGGCCGATATAACTACGACAAGGACCTGGTTACAGCCTACTGACCCCGCAGCTCTGTCCCCGCatagactgacacacacacagagacaaaggcaGGGGGCTCAAAAGAAACTTGAGGACAGGAACAGTAATCCACTAGATGCAACGACCCCTTACGCCCAACATTAGAGCCTTTTAGCAGCTCTGGTTTCTACccatacaaaacaaacacactcaaacatgcACTGTTAATGAATCTTGAATCTAGAGCGATTAGGATTCCTCTTTGTACTGTACACCACTGGAAGCGACTCTAACTCTTTTTGGTCAACTGTCACCTCACAGTGAATATCTGTACCGTCCTGCCTCTACTAAAGAAACTGAATGGATCGAGCACCCCGACACCACCAccccctttcctcctctcctctctccagacTATTTCCTCTCTTCCACTCCATCACTCTTTGTATTTGACTTGGAATTACTGGCTCTTTTAGCCGTGGGCGTTCAATGTTTGCGTTTCAGATTTTGTCACATTTGTGATGAACAGGCAAGTTGAAAAGCGGAGGCACCTCAGTAGTTTTTGGTGAAGGATCAAAAACAACCACGGAAAAGAGGCACGAGTAACTTTGGGGGAGGACACATGGCAGAGGTATGTGGAGTGTGATGCAAATCAAAACCTCTTCTGTTGGGTTATTGTTTCTTCGTTCAGAGAATGAATTCAAAGCTTGAAAGGGTTTTTTCAGGAATTTATCCTTTTAATTATGAAAGGGCAGAACACAATACTGGCCTCTGATGTGTGatgctttcatttttattttgtcctttagATAAGAGAACCTACCTCagtcataaaaaataaaaataaaaacttagcAGACTGACCAGAGAGTAGCTGAGAAAGAAGCAGAGGACAGAAGAATTGATGAGTCTTTCTGAAGCCAATTTTACactggagattttttttttcctacattgtttttggttttgttttttccaagtTCATTGTTACATGCCGCTCCATTTCCTCCGCAGCAACACAATCTTAGTTGAAGGACTAGTTAGTTTGTGGTTAACCACCAGGCTAACTGTTGGTGTCAGTGATGGGTGGAGCGGTCCCACTAAATAACACattgctgtagttttttttgctgtaataGGATTAATTATGGTTGGTGTATCAACAGTGCAAATGGGCATAAGACATCAACATTACTGTTCGGCTGCTGCGCCAAAGCAGATGCATTTTAAGATTTCACTGACAGAAGGTGGTCATGAGAATTtggtgcctttttttttttttacatttttttttttttacattagctgagctggccaatcagatgaGATCCCCCAGTCTGAGAGGTGTTTTATTTTCGTTTGTTTCAATTGCAGTACGAGCAACTCAGAATAAAGAATCTGAGGTAAAGGACAGTCATGGAACAGGTTTCAGAAGTGCTGtcgtcctttttttttttattctttttttccccccatattTTGGTGTCTCTCTACAagcattatatttattttattgcttcATGTTCTCTTAACAGTTGTGTGTAATAAATCATCATAGTATTTGGCTGTAGCTCTGTACAGTCGGGAGCTTGTACTCGCAGAAAGCAAGATActtcagctgctgtggttttGGGTGTGGCGAGGCTCATGGCCGGGCTGTTGATGAACAGTCCTATTTCTTTTCCTGTGAATGAATCCAACCTGGGTCAAAGAAGCATTCGGAGCATTTTTCTGCCGCCGGGGTTGAACATGTGTAACACAACCAATCTGAATGACTTGAAAATATGTGCAACCCCTGCCAATCTTAAAGTCATTCGTTGAATTACAAATTGTCCCGTCTGGAACAAGTGGAGCTGCTTCAACCAACAATCCCCCTTCGGCCTCCGCTCAATGTAGATTAGgtcatgtgtgtttgctggagTAGAATTGGACTTAAGTTGCCACACACTGTAGGCTCAGACTAATGCTCCTCTACACCCGCACTAGTGTTGTCGGTTTGCGATCGCTGCTCCTCGGATGAGGAAACATGGGCTGCACGTGTTTGCATTAGGTTTGTCTGCAGGACGGTCAGAAGATATTGCTGTGTTGATAGAGCTGTTTGCACTTTCATTGGACATAGAGTTTATGGCTTATTTATTTTTACGCCATCCTGTAGTGAGTATTAATCAAAGATAAATTACCTTTGTGACCAGATATCCTCTAACATCTCATGCATGGGGATCAGAAAATGTGAAACTAAAAAAAGGGCGCAGTCATACTCCACTGTAAAACACAGTTATCGTCCCTTTTTGCCAGGCCTCACTGTTGGTAAGTGCATCGTGCAAGCGGGCAAATAGTGGGATGTTGATTTGAAAAAGCTAGGTTGACAAAAATCTGGTCTtccatttttctcctctttttgacACATTGAAGTAGATTTCAAAGAGAACATACTGGTGAAAAATATTTGGTCATCACACAAAATTGATCGATGGCCTCTACTCCACCTGAGTCTGTCCCTGCAAGGATATTCTTTATACGGCGCTTTGAAGCAAAAAATAATTGTGAAGAACTCTAATACCTGTTTTTTACTAGGCAATTTGAGTAACTgctatacatttaaaatgacactgTTCATTTGTCGCTAGGTATTGAAGGTTATTATTTGAATGGATCTCCTAAACTTGTCTTTGCCTTCATGGTTAAAGATGAGAGGCGGTGCAGGTTGCTTCTGTGGATCTGAGccagatgtgtttgtgcaggttgTTTTGGGAGCAGGAGAGAGCTGAGGGTCTGGTCTTTTTGCAGTGGCATCTCTTCATCTTACAATAATTGCATAAGGTAGCATGGGCAGAGGCTTACAATCCctgatgtaaatgttttgtttgttgtgtttttttatatgttcatattaaaagacaataaaattaaataatattttattaagcCTTGAATCGCCTCCAGTTGTTCCTACGGGTGGACAGACGAGGAGCTGTTgaagggcagcagcagctggagctgaTGCCACTGAGGACTGGGAGGACTGGTTCTGAGGTGTGGATTGTTCATGTCCTGTACCAAATGCTCAGATCTGGGGATACATTTGATGCCTGTTAAggataaaactgtaaaatttcAAATGATCGTATTCTAACAGCTGTTATTGACGTGTGGAATTAATTAAAATCAGTTCTTAAAAATATGTGTGCcatcgttttattttgaaactatGTTTTGATCTTTAGAGAAATGTCGCTGGTCACATTGAAGCTGAGGTCGTTTTACTTGCCAGCGCCTCAAAACACCTTGGCCACCAGGATGCTCTATGATAATTGTTATGtcaaaaaaagggaaaataaaaaccatatGATGTTGTAATCTCTTCTTTGTACCAAAGTAAAttctaattttttttatttcatttggtGGTATTAAACTTTGAAAGTTTTGCTGTCAGCTTCTCTGTCagcatcatagactgtatgtcTACAGTAATTAAGTATTTATAAACATACAATCTATGGTCTGGAACAACTTGCCAACGATGTCGACTGTTTAAATATCTTGCACTTTTACCATATTCCACAAATACTGAAAGGTTAAACATAATTTGAATTTGGTCTGTCAGACCTAAGGTATGGATGAACTATATCAGCAGAAGAGCAAGAAAGGTTTCATTCCTCTCCGACACAATcagaaatctgaggctgcagtgaacACAGGTAACAGGTGAAGACGGAAAAATATAGCCTGGTCTGACAAACCTGAATTTCCTGAACACCAGGTTCTGTACTGCTCATCACCTATAGCTAATACAAACCCTCCAGGGAAGCACGGCAGTGGATGTATCTTACTACATGATGGTGcatctctgcagaggagaccGAGCGACTGGTCACACTTGAGGGAAGAAAGAATCCAGTCAAATACAGAAAgtccaaaaataaagaaatcctGCTCCTGAGACTGGAGCCACGTTTAAACTCACAGATCAATTATGACCACACAGCCAATACATCACTGGAATCTCACTGTCCTCGATTGGAAGAGACCAACACAGACTTAAACCGTAAAATCTgagctttcatttttttattaaaataaaaattgatcTGAAGAATTAGTCTCATACTTTCACTTTGATTGAGGTTAACATAAAGGTTCAGCCATTTCAAAAAGTATGTGACAGTActctgtagtgtttgtgtaatgtgcTGTTACTGTCCTGTTCTGACCTGTCAAGGCTCTACCGGTGTGAATGATCTTGAAGCCATAATCTGGTATGGTgcataacattttcacagttatGTTTGAACTGTAAAAGtcccttttaaataaaataaagctgcaCCATTCTCCCTATTCCAAGTCAGGGAAGCATCAAACTGATTTTGAAgttaaaaagttgcatagtggTGCtctaaagggatagttcacccaaaaatttaaattcccttatctactcaccactattcTGATTGAGGGGTGACTGAAGTGTTTGAGtgaacaaaacacttttggagtttcaggggtaatgtaaaaacaaacaaacagaaataaaacataaaatgccttcatgctgctcctgtggtgtcatccaagtgtccgtaagcccggcattcaaattcaacttgaaacaaggtaatttaaaTGTCTAAATGTCTACTGTGATCCACGTGCAAAAGGATCACCGAGGACTTAtatgttaaaaacatggtgtaaatgacctgtTTCTACTAGAATTTGAAAGGTGGCACTAACGGACACTTGGAAGACACCACGGGAGCAGTATTtaggcattttatgtttttttctgttgctttgttACGTTGaatgaagaagtggtcaccatttagatcaattgtattggatttggctggaACGCTGTTTACCATTGAAactcccaaagtgttttgtggactcaaacacttcacccccccttttgggtgaactttcccttcaataatgatattaatacaATAGAGTGTGGTTTTGTGACGCTTCAGTTCCCTCTCTTCGCCACTGGGTGGCAGTGATGTGCTTCGCAGCTTGTTTGCGAGCTGCCATTAGACACTTAAGAAGCAGCAGAGTCTGGAGCAGATGTGGTCAAACGGGACTTTGTGGCTCATCTAAAGCAGCAAAGCTCGGGTGTTATCACACAGTGCATATGTCGTGTGTCTCCCACGAGACCCCCCGCACCCCTCATATCTGCCTGTCAGACAGCCTCAGTCTCGCGCTATTTATGAAGGGCTCTCCCTGTGGGTGTCACAggtctgatgctgcagctgctgcttcctgtacAGAAGCACCACCAGCCACCATCCACGGCCGAAGCCCTTCTCGCTTGAGATCCCCCACACCCCGAGCCGGAGCACGGAGGATTCTGTCGCCGTCCTGCCGAGGGAAGCCAGCGGAGTCGGTGTCCCGGTGTGTGCGCCGCTAAAACCCCTTCGGCGGCCCGTTGTCTGGGAAGAAGCTTAAGAGACGCAGGGCACGGTTTTTCTTGGAGCTGGTGCTAGCTTGTAGCGGCTAGGTGGCTAATGGCTAGTAGCAGCAGGTAGATAAAGCAGGAGAAgcgatttaaaaaaagaaatgtgctctctCCAAATGTTCTAAACGCACCGACAGACCACTGGACtttcaccccccacccccctcggTATGACAGGTTTTCGCACCGTCTCTCACATGTTACCGAGAGTGCACTAATTCttgctaacgctagctagctAACTGACTAGCCACCCAGAGCTGACCCTGTTGCTTTATTTCAGACTGAGTTTCGAACAAGGAGAAGAgttcatcagctgctgctcggCTCCTCCAGTGCTTCGTTTGTGAAAGTCGTGTGGGGTAGTTTTCGCGATGGCTCCTAAAAGAAGACCCGTGCCCCTGAACATAACGCCCATTGGGGAGGGACAGGCCACCTCCAACACCATTGATGCTGCATCTGAGTGAGTAGCACCACAGTGGCTTGAAAGGAAGTGGGGCTACTAGAGAGAGGATGTGTGTTACTGAGCTGTGGTCGAAGTTATCACTGTTTATTAGCAGTTAGCCTGTAATCCTGTGCATCATCACTTGTATGCAGATGATAGAGGTCCCTGCAtcatcatctgtctgtgtgtgtgtgtgtgtgtgtattccctGTCTCATCCTCAGAGCAAACCTCGAGGCCTTACAGAAGAAGCTGGGTGAGCTGGACCTGGacgagcagcagaggaaacggCTGGAGGCCTTCCTCACCCAGAAAGCTCAGGTCGGGGAGCTGAAGGATGAGGACTTTGACCCCATCTGCGAGTTGGGTGCTGGAAACGGAGGAGTGGTCAACAAGGTCCGCCACAAACCCTCTGGTTTGGTCATGGCCCGGAAGGTGAACTTGAGCATTTGTTTTTGAACGTTTTTCTGCAGAGGCGAAGTGTGTCGGGTGGAGGGAGCCGAATGAAAACACTCTCCAGATGTGTTCCCACTCTCTGAGTCCAGTTTAGATTTTTGTCATGGCGCCATAGCGTCGCTGATGGCTTGGTTTGCTGCACACACGTCTACATGAGGCCCAACTGACTTACTGTCTGGAGAAAAGCACATTGTGCACTGTGGGCTAAAGACATATACGTGCAATAACTAGAATTTtaagatttctttttaaattttctcTCCTGACctaaaccacatccttccaccaaggtctgtggtaatctgtcaagtagtttttgtgtaatcctgctaaaaaaacaaacaaatgcagatgaaaacatataaaacacatcagtaTCCACCTGAAGTCCTCGTCAGAAAATATACAAGGAAAATCGTTCCTTACATAAAACAATCATTTTCTACAAAGAGATGTCTCTGCTGTTAAGCCCTTCCTCAAAATAATTGGAACATGAGTCAACATGTGTCACAATGCagttcaacagcaccacaaatCGCAACCTCCGCGACGATTGTACAGATGAATCAACCATTTAACATCTGAACATGTCAACCTTCATGAAGAgaggatttattgcagggcTGTTCTATTAGACTGTATTAGTTTGAGATTTTATTCCTGATTAACTGACGTGATAGTGAtgaataaaatgctgaaaatataTATGAGCAAACTTATAAGCACTGCCCCATCATGTAGTTGGTTCCATCTTTATTAGAAAGC
Proteins encoded in this region:
- the pias4a gene encoding E3 SUMO-protein ligase PIAS4-A, which encodes MAAELVEAMNMVKSFRVSDLQTLLASMGRSKSGLKQDLVGRALRLVQTEYSPELLKNVRQLYESRFPKSSGWLAARRPEGVPVAYSSLSSSPTATSQGADYLNGISKPIPTPAAEVKLVPLPFYQTLETLLPPTELIAQNNEKLQDSQCIFELTPTQADQIRNASELRPGIRSIQVVLRICYTDSIGVQEDQYPPNIAVKVNQSYCHVPGYYPSNKPGVEPRRPCRPVNITPWLHLSSVTNRVTITWGNFGKRYSVAVYLVRVFTATDLFSQLKLCSVESADRCRERIQDKLRFDPESEIATTGLRVSLICPLVKMRLGVPCRVLTCAHLQCFDAVFFLQMNEKKPTWTCPVCDKPAPFELLTIDGLLSEILKQTSEDIEEIEYLTDGSWQPIRDEKERDRDRESSNTPEYPDVDICIPEANGHSPAHSSTSLTGKSGSSSVGVAGGTGGPAVAPSGGAVVDLTLDSSSEEEGGGAGGDSEDTEDSADSPAPKRGRYNYDKDLVTAY